The following is a genomic window from Homalodisca vitripennis isolate AUS2020 chromosome 5, UT_GWSS_2.1, whole genome shotgun sequence.
TTTAATGACTCTCAGTGGAAAATATTATTCAAGTGGTACTTGATGGTCAGTGAAAGATTACTGAGGAACGCCCTGTCAAGACTGTTGGGAGATATTATCTCCAAACCCACTTTCATAGTTTGgaataaagttgtttatttataaacacgaCATTTTTCTTTAGCTTTCTCTGAATAAAGTAACTTCTAATTTCAAATGCTGGTGCGATAGATCACTAAGCTGAATGCCTAGGTTCGAGAAAATCTGTCCAAAATCTTCTTGAAATGAAACGAAAATGCCTTTATTTCATGTAAAGTTGAACAACTGGTTAGATTAGGACTACTCAGTCCTCGAAGAGACACCTAACCTAACCGACCAATcatatacatttgaaaattaaattacatattaaaaataactaacaaatttATATGAGATAAACCATGCTTTATTAGAACTTTATCACATTAATACCCATCCATCTCACACACTCTATTGCTGTCAGCACCACGCAAATAATCATCTTTCTTATAGTCTGTCCTCGTGCAGCCCGACCTACTTGCCGTCACTTATTTCGATGACACACATAACTTACTATGTTTAATTTGCAAACTACTAATTTTCATATTATCTATGTTTgcttaatattcttttaatattttaattctgcatTGTAGTTAATGAAAATAGATGGACCAATGACACCTTTATTTCGAAGATACGTCAGGAACGTCTTAGCTATTTGGTGTTATTAGAGACTAAATATTAGTTACTAAACTCTTTGTTGTGATAATTCAACTTTTAATAatgtcagttttgtttacacttttCAATCTTAAGcagtaaatatttttgagaaaatataaattgttattttcatcGATTCTGAAcagtattaaacaaaaatatcccaTTAATAGTGAAAACGAGTGGTGTTATTTTTgtcaaatatgatatttttacagaaGTTTTAATGTAGAcctaacaaacaatattttgcaCTATTCAGCAAATTGTTTGCCTCCCTTCATTTGTACATCTCTCTTCGCATTTCCACCAGAACATTCACAGAGAAATGAATAGCAGCACGAAAAAATCACTTGTCAATATCGTTCTAAATGCTGATACTGTTCTAAGAATTTTTTATCTCTCAATTCAGAAACTTCTCCGTACATCTCCTTATTCTAAAGGTACATACATAACCTAACCAAACCGTTATTGGGTATTGGGTAGGTTTCTAAGGTTCTTATTGGTAAAGGTATTTCTAAAGGTATATATGCAGGTACCGCATCCATCATTTTGTATGTTAATCTTAAAATCAGATGTTAGATGTTGAACGCTTGTAATTTACTTGTTTGGAAACGTTCTCCAATGCACTTCTTCATAGGTGGATTAAAAGCCAATTCCACCGGCCATTCAATTTATTGGCTCCTAATTTTATCTTAGCCAAATTGAGTAGGCCTTGAAACTCTTGACGCATTAATTCATGTGATGTTCCTGATTTCCTaatctatgtaaaataaattattttttacagcacAGCAAGAGCAGTTATGATGGTGAAGTACACAGTCTGTTGTCTTCTGTTGGTTTGTCTTCTGAGCGTGACAGTTTCGGCAGTAGAGAAGCCGGCAGAGGCTACTGACAAAGTAGACCAGACCCCTGCAGCCTCCACAACTACATCTACATCTTCCCCTGCTTCAAGTAAGTCAAATTATAGAGCAAAGGTTACTTACTAACAAAATTCATGATAACAGCGATCTAAAAAATCTGCTGGTGCACAATGTAAGTGTACTAACCTCAAACTTTATATTAGTACAAGTAAAATACCAGTTTCTTCACTAGGAGCAAGAGTGGTTGTTTTCGGTATGCAATAATTGTGTTTTACGAACGAGATAAAACCGAGGTCGGAAATACTATTAAGCGCATAGACACTTATGCTATGGTGAAAAACAGTACTTATCATGTAGAAAACAAAActgaaatgttaatttaaaaaaaaacacttcaatatCATGCAACTTTAATACTTTtgtctataaaattatatctctttatttttaattatatgtgtttttgtttagGTACTAAATCATTTGTACATTAAccactttttacttttactgaaaacggaaggcctcacagaaataaaatttaatgattatttgagTGTTTCTTTTGACATTAAATTATCTATTCCAATTGCACAATATCCAAGATTTGGCACAatagctatatattttattaaacttttattacaaaataactcatCATAGTCGTATGACTCTATTTTACGTATTAGAATCAGCTGTTATTCACTTgcaatgaaacaataataaagtttgagGTTACCacactttttttattatctaaatgcCTTACGGCTGACTTGGAATTACAACATGAagtcaattttcacttaaaaaaatgtttgcaatGATTTTAACTGTGATTGGCTTCGATCATTATTCTTCGATTAGGCTATATGATTCTTTTTATACTTGTCAGAAATCGACTTATTTCCTTATACAATGTTGCGTCAAAACTGGATAAAATTGTTTTGAGTTTTTCTGGGGTATCGTCATACGGTACCTATTCTAATTTGTTGGAAACATGAGTTCCTTGCATAGTCAAATTGTGGACATTTCATTAGTAGATAATCCGCAGTCTCATTCACTCCTGCAGTGCAGTTTAAGCACAGAGGAGTGAAATAAGAAGAAGAGTCTTGTTCACTGTGACATGTCCTATTCTTAGTCTGATACTTAAAACACATAAATTGCGCCAGCTGATTTTTCACAGTCCCTGTTTGGAGGAAACTTAAAACAGTTACTTCATGGaccaaattaagtttaaaaaacagcTTTTATCGGgctgtattatataataaacgtCTAATAAAACTtggaagttttaattttgtttttcgtaTGATAAAAGAGAggagttttaagtatttttcaacatttaatagtATTTCTGACCGTTGGGCTTCACCTCGATCGTAACTTCACGACTGCGCACCGGATGTACCGTAACAACTTTTCCTCCTAGTGACAAAAACTACTATTTCCGTAAGCCATTTCTAACACATGTACTCCTCTCAACACTTATTCCAAGTTAATTTCTTAACATATAATAGGCTATAGATTAAGAATGGGTTATATTTGAGGTAAACCTGTGAAACTGTGTTTATAGATACCTTAATGTAACATTACAATATCACATATAATGGGAGTAGTGCACCACTGATAACTGTATTCACGTCTTAAACtgtgaaaaaattataactacaaGAAAATATTCCAAATGGTAAAGAGTATCTCACTAGAAGTTTCTTAACAGCTGTTAGCAtaaatgaattcaataatttttttaacaacattttatttatttacaatctgttcagtttgagaagaacaataagtaaattgtatatacataaacaatattaacagAAATTGAGACAGATGTTAACCATTGTTaacactaacataattaattctaGAACCTAAAAGGTAGATCCAGGATAGCAGTTCGATGGAGTCTgtacacatttttagaattatcaagtaGATTTACCGCAAGGTGTTTTGGATGATCTTCTAATTTTGAAAGATAAAAGCGACTGAGTTTGGTTATTTCTTCTTTGACTGTTGGGATGTTCAAATCTTGATGTAAAGTTTTATTGGATACATACAACAATTGCgcttttacaatttttcttaacaattttgattGACACAATTGAAGTATCTCCAGATTTGAGTTGCTTGCTGTGCCCCATAACCGCACACCATATGTCCATACAGGTTTTAGGatagttttgacgtgacaacgtcttaaattaggttgcggctcggagtcactcatgaaaaagtgtaacgcccggtaacgttacgatgcccgtccagtgggtccgccgcacgggatccgcacgggataaagcagataactgtgggtccgccgcacgggataaagcagataactatgtttattcgtgaaaatgtggagtgcttagattcgtcatttacaacaactacaacaataaaggtaaataattgtacactgatatttcattatcgtaaacaatgattgattgattaattgttagattgacacaaaagttgagaaactgagtttataggttatgtcatactattgacaaatgttgatagtgttaagtaaattattagtttaaatcactctgcaatcaatcgtaattcagtcgattgagaagaaacagcgcgtattgctagtcaaacatttaaaataacaaattataacctctaacctgtcataacagtgcgaccaaacaaacgaactaaaccgaccaatcaccacgcgcggagttagaatttaactgtgtttagcaagaatttcaaattccaattttagtaaatgttttattcaactttaccatttacaataacaaattttaattaatttcaaattatgtacaatgttttagtaaacaaaatatatttctatagttaaaatttgtgcaattcttattttcattcaattctttgttcctattgtgcaatttaataatattcatatcaataaatattctaccgagaaaaagacgttgtcacgtaaaatcttcgcccgtaaaaccgactttacaggcaaccataatttttttatataatagtatcaAACTGAGTTTTGATTTAGATCCGAGTAgccaattcattttatttgtttttaaatttagctgttgTCTCTTTGTCGAAATGTGGGATTTCCATGTAAGCCTTCTGTCTAAGCGCATGCCCAGATAATTTACTTCAATTACTTGGGGTAAATGAACGTCAATGTAACTGGAGGCCAAGAATTTTGATTTAACGTAAACGTTATGTGagctaatttatttttgttaattttgattctACATGTCTTTAACCAATTAGTAACTGCATCTAAACTCTGTTGTAAGTAATGAGATGCTCAAACAAAATCTTGAGGAACTTCGGGTTTTATGGAATGTAGCTAAGTAAAAACATCAcggtattttatttgaaaagattgGTTTGAAAGATTcgattttagtattgaaaaaatagAGTGAGGCAAAAActtcttaattttgtataatataccaGTATGCCACATTTTATCAAACGCTTGACTGACATCTAAAAAGTCAGCCgaacaataacttttataaattcaataatcaATCATAGAAGGACTCGTTCTTGCAAGAACCATAACACACAATCACGAGTTCACCACCTTTTCTCTGCACAAgaatacattgatattaatacataaatctaAAATGTTACCTAAAAAGAAAGTTGTGCCGTAAAAACAGGGACGGATTTCCCACTAGGCACACTAGGCCAGTGCCTAGGGGCGGCACAGCCTGACAGGTGCTGCCACACCGTGCCGTGCCGGCGGTCCGAGCTGTCTTGTCGGCGTGGCGGTGGCTGCTGAAAACGAAAGTCAAGGAGCGCTCGTATTACAATATTGAACTTTAACCAAAAACATGATTACAGTGATTCAATTCATTTTTTAACCTTTCCGTTCAAACGTGCagattattattacaaaactactGTAGGCTGTTATTTTACTGCATGAGCTATATTTTAAGCTGCAAATTTAACGGTTGACAACAGTCTAAAAAATAGATCACCTTCAGTAGTGTTAGTGACTTGTGTCTCTCAAGTCGATCTCTTTTAATTGACATTCAGTAGTGTTAGCCTCATAATTTGTAATGGGTCGTGCTTATTAAGTTTCGATTTAGTTTTACGTTAGcctaatagttattttgtttgctcgttgataataataataataataataatgagtgtTAAACTAGAAAACTAAGAGGTTAGAGTTATTGTAACCTTGCGagtgaaaagaaagaaaaatgaaACTATCctgttaaaaacttataaaaaagtggACAATTTATTACACTCTTGAATAACCTAGTGAAATTGGGGCTGCTCGTCATGGCAACAACACATCGGGTCAGATAGGGCTCCAGACAGTGGAAATGGCGATCAAGAAACAACTGTCGATGAACCGGAACGTTTTGAAGAGAGGAGTGATAACGAACTGAACAACGTTTACGCCGTTTTACAAGTAAGCGATATTATAGTTTCACAACAAACtggacaaatatttaatgtaagtgACGACCCCACTGAATGGAAAATAAATGATGTTAAAGTTGATGTAAACGAGGAATAATGCAGAACAAAGATTGTGATAATGACTTTCAAAACTCGAAAAGAAATTCGGTAATGAAATgagatatttaaacaaaaatgtttttaatcggaaactaaaaattgaaaaagttattagtCAGTGAAGGTGTTTCAGACTGGAATAATATCGGAGCGATTTTGTCCGCCCATGAAAATTCACAATAACACATAAACTCCGAATTAGCGTTATTAATCCGTAAAAGAGGATTTGGAACGCTCGAAAGTCAATTTGATCCTAACGTCAAACTGAACGGAAATATTGGATGCACGTTTTGGAAAGAGTGTTTGCTGTCGTGAAAAAGCAAGCAGGGGACGTCTGTTTCGAGGATCGGATGAGATATTGAGGTCGATATACAAAGGCGAGACATGATATCCTTAGAATTAATAGCCGAGTTCGACCCTTTCCTTGCTGAACATATTCGAAAATTTGTTAATCCAGGTCCAGGGAgaacatattatttttcataatttatttgtaatggtcattgaaatattattttctaaagtaaaatatttcgtaattaaCGAGGTGAAACCGACCAAGTATTACTCCATAATAGTGGACTCAACGCCTGACATAAGCCACACTGACCAATTGTCATTTGTTTTGAggtttgttcaagaaaatggCATTCCTGTTGAACGATTTATCTTGTTTTAAACCGAATACCGTATACTTATATACCGAATATACCTTGTATACACCGAATATCAGCCAACTGCAGAGTACAGTCGTACGATAATGCAAGCAACATGTGAGGCGTATACAGCGGCTTGCAAGCTAGGATAAAAGATGAAactcataaaacattatttgtccCTTGCTCGGCTCATTCATGAAATATTGTGGGCACATGTGATGCAAATTGCTCTCCAGAAGCATGCACTTTCTTTAGCCTAATTCAGAACATCTACACATTTTCGTTGCATTTACTACGAGATGGGAATGTCTACTTAGCTTTActcaaagtaaaagtaaaactcTCAAGGGTTTGTCAGAAACAAGGTGGAGTGCTCGTAAAAGTGCATGTAAAGCTCTATGTGAAAACCTAGAAAGTGTAATTCTGAGTTTGGAGACATATGAAGAGGACACTAACGAGAAACCTCTGGTTAGGAGTGAAGTAACGGGACTCCTGAAATGCCTGAACAGATTTAAAACCATGATTATGATGGAACTTTGGACCGACAAATTGGACATATTTGAACAAGTTAGtcaaactttacaaaatgtgGACACGTCCCTAGAGAGattagttagattttattatgACTCATTGATTATTTTCGTCGACTTTCTTAGAAACATTTTTCGTGTGTATGGAGAAAGCGCCAAGAAACGGTGTGATGTAGAGTATGAAACAAGCTACAAACgtcagaaaaaaaagaaaaatccaGGCAGACGAAACCAATGAAAACGAAATCATCCTTACAGGCCGTGATAAATTTAGTGTAGAAACATATTATGTTGTTCTTGACGAACTCAAGTCAGCTTTACTGAAGCGCAAAAACGCTTATGACGTAATTGCGGATAAGTTCTCAGTTTTTAACAATATATCGTCGTCTTTAGCTATTATTGAGCACGCTGAAAAACTTgtatctttttatgaaaattatgtagaaaaataatttttaattgtatgtatatacTTTTCTGGCCTTCTGATGAGTGGCGGTGTTAAGACAACCCTTTCTCGATGATAAAGCTCATAAGAGAACATAATCTCCAACTGACATTTCTCAATATAGGTATAGCTCTTCGTATATATTTGTGCACAACTGTTTGAAACTGCTCGGCAGAGCGATCATTTTCTGTATTGAAAAGAATAGAATATTGGCTTAGATCCAGAATTAATGAAGAAAAACTGAACTCGTTGTCTCTTCTATACATCGAGGCTGAACTTTTGAATGGTGGTTAAATAAAAGGTAAAGACTTGAGGAGTCCGCAGTGATTAAAAGTAAGAGAAAACCAATGTAAAGAAACATAAGAAAGACACTTTACTGTGAATCGTTGATACGTTagtttattttggttaatttttactaaaggattttaagaatacatttttgatttttaaaactctagacttttttaaatgtaattacattataaataaagtaaatcttGGCGTTTTTTATGAACACCCGTTTATGAATtcgttacatttttttatttaaataacgacTTTGTGACACATGTGGCATGTTTCAAGGGGCGGAAGTCGGAAAATGCCTAGgggcaaaatatttataaatccgtccttatgtaaaaataataacaacgatGTTACTCGCCAGAATTTCCCTACCAGAAGCACACAATACGATTCATTGGTCCAAGAAAGAAATGTATGTATACAACATCATTAACGTAAATTCCATGTCGGATAATAAGTCCATCATCGCGTACTGTATTGAAGTCATCCGTGTCATTCAGCAATTCCAGTCTAAATAAATGAAATCATATGGGACGTTTCTTAAGCTATTTACTTTTCTCAGCCCGCTGAcaaattttcactaaaatttcaatatttattccacaATGCCACATTCACACGTATTTTGCATTCATTTGACATACTTTCGCCAATTTTCTCTATTGTCAATGCCAGTATCAGTTTTCTATCTGGGTGGTATAATTATATGCCGAAAACTCGTCGAAATTATGGAACGCTTTTGATGCTAAAATCGTTTGAaacgagtctttaacgcctttgCCGTTGGTgcattttttatgaaatctaGCAACTTTTTGATATAAtggacacctgcttgcgaaggcaaggtCCCGCGTTGCAGATAATATGTTTTACCATATTTCACAATCCCACATTGAACAATCATGCTCTGGTTCTTAGGCCTACCTCATTATTCAGTATGAGTTTTAagaacaatttgtatttttattatatatttcaggtGATGTGGGTTTTCCAAACAACATCATAAAGACACTTACAAACGGAGGTATGGTGGCTATGGGAGCTGTTGTAGTGTTGGCTATTCTGGGTGCCCTGGCTATGCCATTATTTGGGTTCCAGTATTGCCAACTTCTCGGTACCTGCAACAACTCCCTCTATACGGGCTACAATAACATGTACCAGAATGATGTCTACGGTCAGTATCCTTCCTCTTCATACCAGAGTGGCAACACATACCAGAAAAGGTAAACCAACAAACTTCTATTGtgtttcatttctatacaaaattaaaaactacactcGCTATCTCTAAAATCTCATTAGATTTTAGTCTCTTTTAAAATTTGACTTATTAAATGCTAGCGCATTTTAAGACATTATACACAACTATAAGACTACCAGAGTTTCAAAAACTGCACGAATTCAGTTAATCCAATCATTTTTCTGCGTGTAAGGAGCCACATGAATTATCGACCTAATTCACATTTCGCGATTgcattaaaatgttatagttcAGGCGCACGTGTACCATTTCTTTCCAttcgtatttttaaaactttgtctttatttattgtttttgttgctgaaaatgtagaaaaattatCTGGAGGATAACCTGTTAACTACTGAACAACACCGATTATAGAGTCAATATATTGCCTCCCacctaattttatcaatacaACCCAGAAGGCAAGCATCTGGTTTTTTCTACACatctaatattatttaacattcattttaGCTGTTACATATTTacccaaataaatgtttttatcaaaagtaattataacTGATCATAAGTGCACAATTTTAATACCacctaataaattgtatttacaatataaaatttagttacaaTAGGAAAAACACCAAAAAGGATCTAACAGAAAAGTCAAATACTGCACACCATTTTTGGTCCGAAGACCAtaatatgaattgggatgaagccaacataatacatcgggaacctcGTTTTTTAAGGAGATTAATTAAGGCTACATTcgttaaattggcagaccaaccaatcaggcAACCGTAAGTCgtgattaggccgctttggttgctaattctgaaaaatgaaccaaaaagaaaaccaaaagtatcaaacagattagatatttgtaataacccaatgtggagtcacagtatggttttaagaagtgcGTGTAGCATGggccaataataaaaaatgcccACTTCTgttcccttgttttttttttgtcgcCACttctttctgccgtgacgattgccatttgcaaTTGGCCTCTGTTCAGTCGTaagtcggcgaatgcagacctattgacCTGTACTCTGTAGTTCAGTATTacgcatgttttagagttagtgaagttgacccacaacatggtggttgtggttcctgacttaacgtgtgtcacaacgctctggtatgatttgtttgtttaacctattttgtaattatgtgttagattagttatttacctaaagaagagaccagattgcagatctcgaaacgtagtgttactgattttttgtatcactaaacgatggcaaatgtccggaaaatcctgtttccttccatcgtcaaaaataaacttcaaacaaatatttatagctATAGAATCCATCTAGTAGTAGTAACATTAATCCACAACCACCTGtggatttgtaaaaataattcaatgatCAACATACTTATAAACACTTTCCTTTTTAACACAACTTCGAATAACGTTAAAGaagaaaatgatattttatttgttgtctATCATTATATCTCCCTTTAGCACTTACTCTCAGAACAAACAGAATATGGAATTATATTATAACGCATTATAGTCTAATAGCCGAAGGCTAATGTCCACTGTATAAGCGCAAAACTTGGGTTTTCTTggaattaaaagttaaatgtatCTTGCAAAATAAATTGACCATCAGCCATGCTAATATTAGTGGAGGTAGAAATGGGAGGCTaccaaaagagttaaaaatatataacggaTATTTTTGGATTATATATAGCGTGATACATTTATATCGCCGTCAGACTGAAAGACGTCAATTCCAGGGGCTGTATAACACGGACAGTCATTTGTCATTGATTTACGTGACTGACGTTGGTTACAAGTGTGGATGGGCAAGTCAAATATTATCTAAGCAAAAGAAATTATTGTGTCtcaattttaacccttttgctaCTCTCCTAGTTTTGACGTCCTTCAAACTTAGTGTGGCCTACGATTTTTTTTTCTTCGAGGAATTTTCTCTATCAATAGAATAAACAGGTTGTGGGTTTATACTATAATGTACTTTGTCTCTTGGTTCTGAACTAACTATAACACGATGCATGCAAACatgcatgtatgtatgtgtgtacaGCTTTTTGTTGTTCGTTTATTAGTGTGCTgaattcataacaaaataatgttatatttcagATCTGTAGACTATATGGGACCCATGCTCCACATGCTGAAAGCCGCTTATGACAAATATGGACAGAACGGAGCGCCTTCACTATCCAAGAAAGACATTTGATTTAGCTAAATGGAAATTATTAGATTCTCAATTATTTGATTTACTAAATGTTCAAATAGATGTattgtaattactgtaataaagttaaattattacaaaagctGTACTgctgtacaataatattaattttaatgatttctacacataacgtaccTATGGTTGAAAGAGTCGATTCAATGGGAATGTTGAATTTCAAATACGTGTTAAAGCAGAGCTTGTTGCTAGTAGAGAAGAGTAGACAAGGCTTACGAGCCTACACCAAAACCTGTTTTCTTCATATAAAACTATCAAAGTTCGCCTGCTCCATGGGGTGACCCCTAAATTTAAAACCCGACTTTAATTTCAActatcatattttgtaatttatgtttgtaaCGGGTttgccgtgaataaataaatagcaaaacaCAAAAGTTTAAGCAATTTACATACAAGAATATCAGAACTATTTGTACTTTACATAGAGGGTATTTTATCCGTCAGTCAAGTCAGCTGAGTCTGAAAACGTTTTTCAGGtactatattaatttgtaatggcTACTATGGAATGGCTACCAACAGAACGACGAAAGAGGGGGCGCCCTAGAGAAACATGGAAGCAGGGGATATCGAAGGCAATGTCGGAACGGAACTTGGGACCTGGTGATTGGAATGATAGGAAAGAGTGGAAGTTGGGAATCGGAAGGCGACCACATACGCTGTGaaaccgattatatatatataaaataaatattaatttgtttttgaacaAAGCACTTTATATATAATGAAGACCAATATGGAAactaatatgtatataacatggctttattattgataataatatataaatcacatTAATCTAACAATTATTCATCTGGAAACAGCTGATGATCAGTATccatatggcaacaccgcctcaagTGTCATGGGATTTGTTTTGGGTGCGAACTGCTTACTAATTATTTACCTCTTGGCCATTCAGTGTCGAGTCGTGGACGTGCACGGTTGTTATTTGCTGAACAAGTGGTTGTCCTACTGATTTCGTATTTGTAGTGTAATATATGTAATACTATTTGTGATTTATTGGGTAATTATGTAGATTTCTTCTTTTATCTGTTTATTTaccaataattaataacatttaatttaaatcaaacttttctaatatcttaaaactaaaacaaagtaaataaacatcGTTCCAAACTAACCTGTTCTGGCCGGACCCGACATGATGGAATGTCTGGCCACGACTAACCTCATGAATGAGGCTATGCAAACCCAAATTGCAGTCAAATCCATTTTATTAGACCATGGATAcactaataaaaacacaaataatactaaaagtaATGAAAACCCATTAAAAAGAACACATAACCTTATTGAACCTGAACAAAAAATCAAAACCCACCggagataaaaagaaaatgtactaAAAGATACTATAAGTGTGACAATCAGGGACCTTTTGAGGTCATTATCCAGGATAAAGAGAAGAATAGGTTCAACCCCTTCTCTGTAGGGAAAATAATCAAAACCCACTACACAGATATCAAATACATAGACAGAGCAGGAAAAAATCTCTCGGTTATATGCGAAAACTATGAAGCGGCCAACAACATAGTAGATTCTAAACATTTATcacaatacaatgtttttgtGCCTTCTATCAGAATTTTTTCTGTAGGAGTGATAAATGTGGAACGAGATGTTTCTGAAGAGGAAATCCTCACAGATGCAGAAAGTGAATGTAATATTATTCTACTTCAACGAATCAAAAGACGTGTTGATAACAAATTGATACCTACATGctttgttaaaattacttttgaatcaGATAGACTGCCagactacataaaattaaattatgttcgGATGAAGGTTGATACCTTCAAGATTCCTGTAAAATAATGCTATCGCTGCTTTCCGTATGGCCACGTAGCTAGTAAGCCCTGTAACAACAATAGGTTATGCAGAAATTGTGGGGAACATTTCCATTCTGAGGAATGTCAGTCACCTGTTAAATGTATTCATTGCTTTGGATCACATAGTAGCAACTCAAACATTTGCCCTGAATATAACCGgcagaaaaacattaaaaatagaatgAGTACTATGAAGGAGGATTATTACACTGCCAGCAAATACTTCCccatttactataaaaaagtcagaagtaattttattaaaccgAACTCTTACACTAATG
Proteins encoded in this region:
- the LOC124363966 gene encoding uncharacterized protein LOC124363966; this translates as MMVKYTVCCLLLVCLLSVTVSAVEKPAEATDKVDQTPAASTTTSTSSPASSDVGFPNNIIKTLTNGGMVAMGAVVVLAILGALAMPLFGFQYCQLLGTCNNSLYTGYNNMYQNDVYGQYPSSSYQSGNTYQKRSVDYMGPMLHMLKAAYDKYGQNGAPSLSKKDI